One genomic segment of Rhinolophus sinicus isolate RSC01 linkage group LG11, ASM3656204v1, whole genome shotgun sequence includes these proteins:
- the CHST8 gene encoding carbohydrate sulfotransferase 8, with amino-acid sequence MTLRVGTMRLACMFSSILLFGAAGLLLFISLQDPTELIPQQVPGVKFNIRLQQPHNDFPPGSSQDGDFKALTERVAQDLSSRAPRGLHLLVPDQPQAHLNMGARLRPRQRRRRLLIKKMPSAAAILANSSAGPFVRPAPRALDGHWLSLHHRQQERKRVMREACAKYRSSSSRRAVTPRHVSRIFVEDRHRVLYCEVPKAGCSNWKRVLMVLAGLASSTADIQHNTVHYGSALKRLDTFDRQGILHRLSTYTKMLFVREPFERLVSAFRDKFEHPNSYYHPVFGKAILARYRANASREALRTGSGVRFPEFVQYLLDVHRPVGMDIHWDHVSRLCSPCLIDYDFVGKFESMEDDANFFLSLIHAPQNLTFPRFKDRHSQEARTTARIAHQYFAQLPVPQRQRTYDFYYMDYLMFNYSKPFADLY; translated from the exons gAGTAAAGTTCAACATCAGGCTACAGCAGCCCCACAAT GACTTCCCACCAGGCAGTTCTCAAGATGGTGACTTTAAGGCACTCACAGAGAGGGTCGCCCAAGACTTGTCCAGCCGGGCACCGAGAGGCCTCCACTTGCTGGTGCCTGACCAACCACAAGCCCACCTAAACATGGGGGCCCGTCTGCGACCACGGCAGCGGCGCCGCCGGCTGCTGATCAAGAAAATGCCATCTGCAGCGGCCATCCTGGCCAACAGCTCGGCTGGTCCCTTTGTCCGGCCTGCACCCCGGGCCCTGGACGGCCACTGGCTCAGCCTGCACCACAGGCAGCAGGAGCGCAAGCGGGTGATGCGGGAGGCCTGTGCCAAGTACCGTTCGAGCAGCAGCCGCAGGGCGGTCACGCCCCGCCACGTGTCCCGCATCTTCGTGGAGGACCGTCACCGCGTGCTGTACTGCGAGGTGCCCAAGGCAGGCTGCTCCAACTGGAAGCGGGTGCTCATGGTGCTGGCGGGGCTGGCCTCGTCCACCGCCGACATTCAGCACAACACGGTCCACTACGGCAGCGCCCTGAAGCGGCTGGATACCTTCGACCGCCAGGGCATCCTGCACCGCCTGAGCACCTACACCAAGATGCTCTTCGTCCGCGAACCCTTCGAGAGGCTGGTCTCCGCCTTCCGCGACAAGTTCGAGCATCCCAATAGCTACTATCACCCGGTCTTCGGCAAGGCCATCCTGGCCCGGTACCGAGCCAATGCGTCTCGGGAGGCCCTGCGGACAGGCTCTGGCGTGCGCTTCCCCGAGTTCGTCCAGTACCTGCTGGACGTGCACCGGCCGGTGGGCATGGACATCCACTGGGACCACGTCAGCCGGCTCTGCAGCCCCTGCCTCATCGACTATGACTTTGTGGGCAAGTTCGAGAGCATGGAGGACGATGCCAACTTCTTCCTGAGCCTCATCCACGCGCCGCAGAACCTGACCTTCCCCCGGTTCAAGGACCGGCACTCCCAGGAGGCGCGGACCACAGCGCGGATCGCCCACCAGTACTTCGCCCAGCTCCCCGTCCCGCAGCGGCAGCGCACCTACGATTTCTACTACATGGACTATCTGATGTTCAACTACTCCAAGCCCTTCGCTGACCTGTACTGA